The region TTCTTCTCATAGATAGAGGAAACTTGCTACGTACGTAGACATAGCATTGTTAGGTTCAAGGAAACACATACACGAGGCATTGCTCAGTGCTTCTTCAAAGGCAAATGCAGGTTACTTTGCTCACTGATTTAGCTTCTTCAACCTTCAAAACTGATAGTAGCAAGTTGCATTCTGTTTCAGCAGTTGCATTCATACTTGAAGTAATGATTGTTCCAAGCTAATCATGTGCTGAGTAATAATTTCCTCAACTGGACTGAACTTTGCATTGCGTACTTCATCACAGCACTGAAATGAGCTCTCCAAACAGCACTCCTACAGTTCACTGCACAAGAACCTTAAAATTCACTCTGCACTGAAATTCCAAGAAATCTCAAGGAGAAAAAATTAGCTTAGAAAAACTCTACAAAACCGAGACTCGTCAGTTATCTACTTATGTTAGTGATTGATTGGTGAAATGATTTGTAATAATGTAACTCCAAAGTAGGTTAGGGCGTTACAATGCTTCCATTACACTCAAATTTTCCAGAACAATGAGAGTGGAAGTTTACAAGGGAAAGACAACTGCAAGAGTTTACAATAAGACAGCACAAGGGATGACAAAACAAAGATCCCTACCAAAATCAACAAAGGAAATGCAGAATgattaaatcataatttattgTACAGCCAACCACACTTTGCATTCGCTAGTCTATGATTGCTCatgaaccctaaaccctaaaccctaaattcTTCAGGAGAAGAAATAGGCTCCCTCAGTATACTGATCAAAATGCTGAGGATTGCTCATGAAGCTTGCTAGTCTATGATTATCAGCAAATCTTTTATACTTATTCCACCAACTCATGTAACTGCTTCCTTTCAAGAAAATTTCTGGTGACACTTCATACCTTTTCAGTGATTCATAAACATACTTCTCAAAGTCAACCAACTTCCCTTTTACCTCTTCATTCTCTTTCAAATTCTCCAACTGTCCACACAAAAGGAGAGCCTCTTCAAGTTTTGCCCAAAAGCAAGAGTCAATGGTTAAAATCAATTCCACATTCTTTCTAGTGTTGCCGTTTGAATcacttttttgtttcttatcTTCTTCCAGCCACTTCTCCAACACTATATAATGTCTAGACCTTCCTTTAGCCTCATAGTCCTTACGAAGACCATTTGCATAGTATTCAGCAATGTCTAGGGGCTCAACCATTCTCCTGAAGTTAGTTCCAGCAAAAAGCCAGCGAGTACGAAAAGCTGCAGCTTCTGTCTGAGGTTTCATCTCTGCCTCTTCAACCATCTTACTCCAGTAGATTCTGAGCTCTCTCTGCCACTGAACAGCATCTTGGTCAATTGTTGAGACGGCCTTTTTGAAGCAGTCATAGTACCCAATACCTAGACTTTTACAATGCTTCTTGTACCATTCAAGTTTTGCCATCTCTATCTTCTTCATATTCAATCTCTTGGATGGATCAAATTTCTCCTTCTTCTGGAACATGAATTTTTTCTCCAGTGTTTCCAGCTTTGTTGCCAAAGCATTTATATCAATCTTCTGGTGTTGTATCTCCTGTAAAATCAAATTTCGATCAGATCTTATGAAAAAATTTGCTACCAAATTATAGTCTAGTTACAGACAAGACTAATTTGCTCACCAAATTATGTCATCATATATTATCAAGTTGAAACTCTTAATTTAATAAGAAATTTGCCCTCATAGTATTGCTTATAAGTTCTGTTCTTACTCTAAATGCAAGCGGTTTAGAACTTGAAACATATTCAGGTACCTGCATATCAGATGTCAATCCCAGTGCTGCACACAACTGCAAATAGATACTTGCGTTCAGTGAAGTAGAATTTGTCAAGTTCAGTCCCCGTGGGGTAAAGTCCTTGCAAATTGCTTTACGATTGAGATTTCGGACAAGTTTTCCATAATCTGCGACCTCAAAACCTTGACTTTGATCACCGATTGAGCTCACAAGAAGCTCCAAAACAGACTCGGGGTTCTCAAAACAAGTAGCACCTGTATCAGAACAGAAGAGAAATATCCCAAAAGGTATGTAAGCACTTGGGTGGGGATTCAACTTCTTGGGAAGTGAGTCTTTGCAAGAGACAACATGTAGAAAGGATGAACTCCATATAGCTTCTTGCAACTTTTTGTCACCAATAAGGGGAGAACCAAAGGTGATGCAGAGAGGACGTTTCTTTCCTGAACCAATTCTATCTAACAGCAACACAGTAAAGAGAGAAGCTATTGCTCCTCCAACACCATGTCCAGTAACAATCAAGGGATGGGAGCTATTAATCTGCATCAGTATTACCATTGTTACAAGGACTCACTCACATAGGAAGAACAATAAattctaagcaaataaaagaaacaaagtgAGTTTGATTTCAACtttcaaaagttatttttagttttcaaagaaaagtaaaaaatgacAGAACAGAAATTCACAATGACTCACTCTAGAGCTTAGACTACAAATCATGCAGGCCACATAAGAAATGTAATGTCTTAATCAATCTATTGTGTTTCAGATTGCAATTTTTCAAATAGAAAccacaaaaataatgaaaggggaagaaggagaagatgtACCTTGGACTTCAACTCATCAAGCTTCTCAAGATTGTCAATGACTAGCGAAACTGCAGACTCATTAACAGAGAACTCTGGAATTTTCTTGGTACATAGAAACTCAAAGCGGTGGAAGTTATTGTTCTCCTTGAGATAAGAAGAAGAAACCAATTTCTGCTGAGGATCAAAATCATTCCTGACCTCAAACACCACAATCGTCAAATCCGATTCCTCCCGAACTTTCCAGAACAATCCCCTACCCCCGTGGGGAACCACATCTTCATCACGTGAGGAGATAGCATCCCATGTTTTTGAAAGAAGAGAAGAGCTTGTGACAAAGGGTGCTTGCACAATTCCACTGTTAAATCTGCAACCACAACAAGTTCATAACTCAAAGTTAATCAGACACAAACAAGCAAACAAACAAACATGTTGGTTACATAGGATTCAATTCAAGTGTTTCAAGTTTATGacttttgaaacaaaaaaacaaaacccaaCAAACAAATTGAGTGCAGGAAGAGTTAAGTTGTGACATACGATTGAGTAAGATTCATGGTGGTTGTGTGAGTAAGAAGAGGAGAATTGAGTTGAAGATGAATGAAAATTGTGAAACTTAAAAGAAAGTGAATAGTGGAAACTGCGTGGAAGATCCACTGGCAAGTAAAGAAGAAGGTCAACGAAGCGCGTCAACATTACCTCATTAAACAAATAAGTCTGAGAGAGATGTTCTCGGATATGTCGTGTGTTCACATTcgattttaaactttttttttttttttacgcaCTGTAAAGAGAAAGGAGAAATTAtatgctattgattgagactgtaattATGCAAGCTTTAAGATTtggaaatgattatttttaatgatcagataaaacttaattataaactaTAAACTTTTATTAGTTTCATTACTTATTTAATGAACCTCACTtcaatttataacttttaataaattgtagTTTTAAATATAGTTAGAAGAAACGCTTAGTTATTGGAGTTAAACATCTAAGAACATTTATGATCACAAATACAATATATAGGGTCAAGCTTGTGATTTTCTAATTCACTTGATATAATTCTTAGTTTAGTGAGAAAATGTCACTAATTATAGTGTCACCTTGttgattaatgttaattatttttaaagattaaaaatcctAAATAAATTCCATTGAGAATATTGTgacctaaaatatttatataccaTGGTATCACCATATGGTTGCATCACttccaaatatattttattatatatctctCTAATGAGTTAAGATATCAAAAtatatggtaaaaaaaaaagtaggtaGACTTTTTGCCATCACCCactaaaatttaagatatttttattaatatattatttgaaaacttttgtacGAGATATATGTTATGAAGGGTCTTTATGTAAGCTTTTCTCATatagagagaaaaatataaaaaaatttaattttttttttttgtaaattaaaattaagaaagtgtaaattaaaagtaatctttaagaaacaatataaaaagtatGTACAAGTTAATccatacataaattaattttaaatttttttgttatttttttaaaacgtgttttcaaaatatatccAAAAAACTCGAAATTAAGATAGGCACAAATCTTCATCGACGAGTTTAGAGAGAGACCCATCTGCTTTACATTAAAATTGGGCCTTATGACCCATTTAAGTCTAGAACTTTCAAgaccaaaatataaaatgtcATTTCTTTTTGCACCCATAGTTTTCGTGTGCACTCATATGGAAGTGATTAAAAGACCAAACTGTCTCCTTACCATCGCCACCCCTTCTTTAAATGTTGTATTATGAATGGacttaagaaaaaaagtgtTTTGAATTTCGGAAGtcatttttttacataaaaaaaaatgtttttgggAATATGTAATGTGAAAAAATACtttcaaattacataattaaaatagaaaaatgatattttaataaaatttgacaaactacttatttagataaaaaaagtgttatttttattacttcatttcaattaaaaataaaaaataatctatgttaatactatttataaaaagtttatctaagtttgtctatattttttttcaaaaactcatttttcattaaaataacacttaaaaaaataaccagTTTCAAACATACTTTGAACCTTCACAatgcaaacttttttttattaagaaattatttctaCGTTGTGCAAACTAAAAgctttttttaaatgatttcaaaaatgaataaattttcttttaagttttttttttcaagaagtaAAAAGAtttttgattcaaaataaactttcaaattacagaatttaaaagttaaaaataactttcgaatggtataattcaaaatatatttttttatgcaaaagaacatcttagattttaaaattcaaaaatcatttttcaaagaTAAAGGGAAAATTTTCCTACTTTCAGATGTCCGTAAGAAAATATGCTGGTTCAAGAAGAAATCAAAATCTAAAAAGGCTGTGTTTCTACGTTACGAAAGTATAAAAgacgaaaaatattttataacacgcaaaaattatttaaaaaatcttcaattatagctttttgaaaaacaaacaaattaaaaatttaaatcaattgtttatttcaataactttataaaaaattattaaagcaTTTTTTATAAGCATCTATGACAAGGGTCGCTCTTCACTTTTGGGAAAAAATTGTTCACTTTTTTTGCTTCAAATAAACCACCGTTACTTCCTAGGTAACTTGCTTATAACCTGTTTGTTCCAATGTCACAACCAAGAAAGTTACCATTTATAGCTCAAGCTACTGCAATTGAAATCTAGAGCTTTAACCTAAGGCATTACTCTGTGATATGCTTTTTTCAATGCAGTTCAATCAAAGCATTCTGAGAATGGTAGATAGGCGTGATTTATTATTGGCGTCCCCATGCTTGAATCAATGCCAACAAAAGGACAAGTAAAGGATGTATCACCCACCTCATAACATCTCAAAAAGATGTGCCCAAAAAGGAATCAAAATCTTCAAAAGGGTCACCTTCAAATTAATTATGCAGTTCTCAAATCTGCATTAAAGATATCACCGCAAGAAATTATAATTCTCAAATGAGTACACCAAAATACTTCCTCATATTAATCATATGATATTTCATGGACCACACTGATCCTATAGACAGCACAAAATAGTGCTGAACCAATGGATCAACACTTGTATAATTTATGATGGTTATTAAGTACACCAGCAACTTGATCAAACCACATACTCATCCATGCATTCAAACTTGATaacttgaaagaaaaagaaaaacttaggTGCTACTAAATAATAGGTGGAGGATTCTACGGGCACTTGTATTTGTTGCCATGAGTCAACATATCAGTGTAGCATTTGCCACACTTTTCTCTGTTGCCATAAGTTCCAGGAGGAACACATCTGCAACGGTAGCAACAGGTCACGCATGCCCTCAAACAAAATTTCTTCCTTGAGTGCAATTGGCACCTACCATCACACAGTGGAAGACaatctgaaaagaaaaaaatgcagAGAAAAAGCCTTCAGTTATTATTCCTTCGGTGTATCTCAGTTAGCATTTAAAGAGAATGTCACATTAACAAACAAAggttctcttctcttctctcacATGCATCATGAGATCAGAGATTGACTCACATTCAGATCAGGTTTTTCCATAACCAAATTTGACAAGTACTTCTgactaatatataattacaaaCATAAGATAGCTTGTGTTGTTATtcttaaacatatttaaccaattTTAATCCATGTCAGTTGAAAGTACACTgaccaaaatacattaaaaaaagtgGCAAAAATCATATCATTCAATTACAATAGGCACTGTAGAGAAGTTCTTAGAGACATACCCTTAATTGACTTCACTATTGGAgatggaggaggaggagggtAAACCACTGGG is a window of Vigna unguiculata cultivar IT97K-499-35 chromosome 4, ASM411807v1, whole genome shotgun sequence DNA encoding:
- the LOC114181747 gene encoding senescence-associated carboxylesterase 101 — encoded protein: MNLTQSFNSGIVQAPFVTSSSLLSKTWDAISSRDEDVVPHGGRGLFWKVREESDLTIVVFEVRNDFDPQQKLVSSSYLKENNNFHRFEFLCTKKIPEFSVNESAVSLVIDNLEKLDELKSKINSSHPLIVTGHGVGGAIASLFTVLLLDRIGSGKKRPLCITFGSPLIGDKKLQEAIWSSSFLHVVSCKDSLPKKLNPHPSAYIPFGIFLFCSDTGATCFENPESVLELLVSSIGDQSQGFEVADYGKLVRNLNRKAICKDFTPRGLNLTNSTSLNASIYLQLCAALGLTSDMQEIQHQKIDINALATKLETLEKKFMFQKKEKFDPSKRLNMKKIEMAKLEWYKKHCKSLGIGYYDCFKKAVSTIDQDAVQWQRELRIYWSKMVEEAEMKPQTEAAAFRTRWLFAGTNFRRMVEPLDIAEYYANGLRKDYEAKGRSRHYIVLEKWLEEDKKQKSDSNGNTRKNVELILTIDSCFWAKLEEALLLCGQLENLKENEEVKGKLVDFEKYVYESLKRYEVSPEIFLKGSSYMSWWNKYKRFADNHRLASFMSNPQHFDQYTEGAYFFS